The following are encoded in a window of Podospora pseudoanserina strain CBS 124.78 chromosome 6, whole genome shotgun sequence genomic DNA:
- a CDS encoding hypothetical protein (COG:E; EggNog:ENOG503P0PX) codes for MTTTMPQACPLALAPKLSTNKDLAPAPAPGDIPRPDISWFPDRKVFLNRVEALKLLYPDRPTTIPAGWPTQLNMARAWSGSDFSDDGKEYIVQFDQADLAEIDEALVHFKSLPGDLGPDDVSKETFPLPGLEERLEAIAQEIHNGRGFVVLRGLQPDKWTNMENILVYLGVTSYIAEKRGMQDFDGRMILHIQAVVEDVKKHGAMPNSPYVARAQPFHTDLCDILSLYALNTAKYGGESFLASSAQIYNELAATRPDIIHTLIKDDWIFDEFWQGQYHTRPLLFNFEGQGPAFQFSRRPLTGSHFSPHHPDVPAMTEIQAEALDAVFFAAQKHKVEIKLQKGDMMIFNNFAMLHARSSFHDEGEQRRHMLRLWLRNEELMWKTPRELERLSWECYGDHEWRAKRVWDIERSPPELRVKYRRASCA; via the exons atgaccaccaccatgccccAAGCCTGCCCCTTGGCCCTAGCCCCCAAGCTCTCCACCAACAAAGATCTTGCCCCGGCCCCTGCTCCCGGAGATATCCCACGTCCTGATATCTCTTGGTTTCCTGACCGCAAGGTCTTCCTCAACCGCGTCGAGGCCCTCAAGCTTCTCTACCCTGATcgccccaccaccattccGGCCGGCTGGCCGACCCAGCTTAACATGGCACGGGCCTGGTCCGGTAGTGACTTCTCTGACGATGGCAAAGAATATATTGTCCAGTTTGACCAAGCTGACCTGGCCGAGATTGACGAGGCACTGGTTCACTTCAAGT CTCTTCCCGGCGATCTCGGCCCTGATGATGTTTCCAAGGAGACCTTCCCCCTGCCCGGTCTCGAGGAAAGACTCGAGGCCATTGCGCAGGAGATCCACAACGGCCGCGGATTTGTCGTTTTGCGAGGTCTCCAGCCGGACAAGTGGACCAACATGGAGAACATTCTCGTCTACCTTGGCGTGACCTCGTACATCGCCGAGAAGCGAGGCATGCAGGACTTTGACGGCCGCATGATCCTTCACATCCAGGCTGTGGTTGAAGACGTGAAGAAACACGGTGCCATGCCCAACAGCCCCTATGTTGCTCGCGCTCAG CCCTTCCACACCGACCTCTGCGACATTCTCTCCCTCTACGCCCTCAACACTGCCAAATACGGCGGCGagtccttcctcgcctcctcagccCAAATCTACAACGAGCTCGCCGCCACCCGCCCGGACATAATCCACACCCTCATCAAAGACGACTGGATCTTTGACGAGTTCTGGCAGGGCCAATACCACACCCGTCCGCTCCTCTTTAATTTCGAGGGCCAAGGCCCCGCGTTTCAATTCTCCCGCCGTCCCCTCACCGGCTCCCACTTTAGCCCGCACCACCCCGACGTCCCTGCCATGACCGAGATACAAGCCGAGGCGTTGGATGCCGTGTTTTTTGCGGCGCAGAAGCACAAGGTGGAGATCAAGTTGCAGAAGGGGGACATGATGATTTTCAACAATTTTGCGATGCTGCACGCGAGGAGCAGCTTtcatgatgagggggagCAGAGGAGGCACATGTTGAGGCTTTGGTTGAGGAATGAGGAGCTGATGTGGAAGACGCcgagggagctggagaggttgagctgGGAGTGTTATGGAGATCATGAGTGGAGGGCTAAGAGGGTGTGGGATATTGAGAGGAGCCCGCCCGAGCTGAGGGTCAAGTATAGACGGGCTAGCTGTGCTTGA